The nucleotide sequence ATCGACAAATCATTCTCACCTCCGGGATGGAAAAGCCGGCAGCTGAAACGGTGGCGGAACCGTGGGAAATCCGCAATCGACCGCAAGCTGAACGAGGCCATTGACCGGGGATACGCGCGGGGCCGGCTCATGCTCGGTTCAGGAATGACACAGCAGGCTTTTCTCGCCCTCCAAGCTGGCGGGAAAAAATAAGGACGGGGCCGCGGGTTCGTTACAAGTATTATTCATGCGTATATTGGTGATCAGCCCGATAAGCAGCCATCCCCAGGACGAGGGGAACACCGAGCGGGTTTTCCAAATCATGACCCATCTCAAAAAGGAGGGGCACGATGTATTCCTCCTTTATTTCCAGATCCAATCCTTCAGCAAACCGAAAAATCTGGATGCCCTGTACGAGGCCTGGCCCGACAGGGTCGCCCACGTGGAAGTGTCCGGCAACCTCAAGGGCAAAGGGCCTGCGATCACACCGAGATATGCCCTTTATCGAAAGATACTCGGACTGGGCCACAAGCTTCCAAGGAGCTTGCGGCCGTCATTCTATTCGTTGTCCGACGTGATCGGAGGAGCCGACCGTTGGGTGCCGAGACGCGCCGGCGGCAAACTGCGTGAGGTGGTGGAGGCATTCAAACCGGAAGCGGTTGTCTGCGAATACGCGGTTCTATCGGCTTTCCTGGATGAGTTCGACTCCGGTGTCATCAAGATCATCGACACGCATGACAAATTCACCGACAGGAACAGCAACATCGGAAGGCAGGGGATCCTGCCTTGGCTGTCGTTCACGAAAAGCCAAGAACGCAAGGCGTTGCTGAGGGCGGATCATGTGATCGCCATCCAACAGGAGGAGGCCGCCTACTTCCGCGGATTGACCGCCGGTCGGAGCGCCGTGCATCTGGTGGAGCAATTGTCCGAATTGCCGGTCGTTTCGGATGCGTCGGACAGCCCCGGTGTTTTTGGCCTGATCGGTTCTCCAAACCCTTTCAATCTCGAAGGATTGGCGTGGTTCTACGAGAGCATCTGGCCCAAAATCACCAACGCGGTCCCGGGAGCAAAGATGGTGCTTGCGGGCAGCATCTGCGGTCGTGTGCCAGCGCCTTCCGGCGTGGTGGAGATCGGTTTTGTGAAGGACCGCGTGGACTTCTATAACCAATGTTCGTTCGTGGTAAATCCCGTGCGTGGTGGAACGGGCCTGAAAATCAAGTCCGTGGAGGCTCTCTTCCACGCCCGGCCGCTGGTAACGACCAAACATGGAGCCTCGGGGTTGCTCGATCTCTATCCGGACGGGATCATGGCGTGCGATGATCCTGGTGCCTTCGCGGAGGCATGTATCCTGTTGTTGAAGGATCAGGAGAAAGTTCGTTCCATGTCGAGGATGGCCTCGGAATCCGCGAGAAGGGTGGGAGACAAATCTTCGGCGAGCCTTGAGGAGTGTTTGCAGCCCCGCAAGCGATAGGGAAAACGAAGCTGCGGTTTTAGTGTTCACCAGTTGAAGATCTTCTGTCCATCTCCATCAGACACCCGTTTGCCGGGTGGTGGCCCACAATCATGCATCTGATCCATCTTCTTGAAAGGGTTCCTCCCGCGTTTGATGGCATCGGTGATTTTGCACTGATATTATCCCGGAGGCTTGAGGAAATCGGGGCCTGTTCCAACGCCCTGCTTCCGATGAGGGAAACCGGAGCGACGGAGAACGACCGGCAGCTTTCGGATTTCACCGACTACCGCACCAGGATCGAAGCGGAAATCAATCGTCATCGCAGCCGTCATCCTGGTGACAGGATCGCGCTGTTGCTTCACTTCAACCGTGGAGGGTTTCATCCGCACGGACTGCACTTCCATCTCAACTCCCTTCTGGGGTCGTTGAAAAAAAGCTTCGGCCTGCCGCTGTTCGTTTTTTTCCATGAATTCCTTCCGTCGCGTGCTCCGCGCAGACTCCACCGCTGGTTGCGGCCGGTGCAGGTTGCCGCCGCACGACGCCTGATCCGTGCCGCGTCGCATTGTTTCACCAACAACGAGGTTTACGCGAAACGCATCGCCGGGATCTGTCCGGGCGCCACTCCGGAAGTGGCTCCGATTTTTTCGAATATTGGCGAACCTGATCCCTCCGACACAGGGGGCAAGGAACCGGGTTCGTGGGTGATCTTCGGCTCGGCGGACCGGGCGAGGAATTCCCTGCGGGGCTTGGAACGCATGGTGAAGGCCGGAGAGCTGGCATTGAAACCCTCGGTCATCCGCGTGGTTGCCGGGGGACGGAAAATGGAAGCCCTGACAGCACAGGTTTCCAAGCTATCGGACCTCGGGGTGCAGGTGGAGGTCCTGCCCAATCTGCCGGCTCCGGAAGTGAGCGCCGTCTTTCAAAAAAGCGAGTTCTTCTTCACCGATTACCTCGCGGACATGGACGAGCCCTGGTTGGACATGCTGCTCAAGTCGGGCACCTTCGCCGCCGCCAATTCCCATGGAGTGATCACAGTGACTCCAAAGGATGGGTTGGGATGGATGACCGCGTCCGGCCATCCCGGTCTGGTTTTCTTGAATCAGGCAGAGCAGGGACGAGATGCCGCGAAACTGAATCCGGCCGCGTTGCGAACGTGGTATCATAATCGTTGTCATAGCCGGAATCTGGCGGCCCGGATGAAGGCGGCGATGGAATCGTTCTGATCGCAGGGTGGTGGAAAGCCGGGCATGCGGCGCGGTTTTCAGTGGAATTGGGAATATGATCGAGTCATCAAACGCCGGAGTAGATAAGAAGCCGACGGGGGCTCAGCGCATGGTCGGAATCGACCAATTGCGCTACGTGCTGGCCCTTTGGGTTTTCCTGTGTCACGGCGGACGTCCTCCTTTTCTCGAAGGGCACGGCAGCGCGGCGATATGGGATTGGGCCGACAAGCTTTACGCGTGGAGTGTCAACGGCCAGGCCGCGGTGATCGGTTTTTTCATCATCTCCGGGCTCTGCATCCATTATCCGAACATCCACAGGAAGAAAATCAATGTGATATCCTTCTACTGCGGGCGTATCCTGCGCCTGGGACTGCCGGTTGCGATATGCCTTTTTCTGGTCCGGTCGTCGGGGTATGACAAACATCATTGGTGGCTCTACGCGGTTCCTGTTTGGACCCTGTTTTGCGAGGCGATCTACTATGCGATCTATCCCGTAGTTCTACAGATGACCAAGAGAGGGTGGCTTCCGGCTCTCATCCTCGTTTCGAGCGTTGTTTCGTTCGCAATGATCATCGTTCTCGGCTCGCAGAGGGAGATGAATTTCCAGGAGGGGGGGATGGGCGGACTGTTTTTTTGGAAGACGGCGCTGTTGGCGCTTCCTTGCTGGCTTTCCGGCCTCCTGATAGCGGAACAATTTTCAAAAGCACCACCCGACTGGCATGCGGAACTAACCCGCGCCTCCATTTGGAAGTGGAGAATGGCGGCGGTGCTGCTGTCTGTTCCGACATTCCCTCTCTACCGGATCGGACTCTATCTTGATATTGTCAGGGATCCAATCAAGGGACTTCCCTTCGCCTCCCAAACGACCCTGCTGCTCTATGGCATCTTCGCCTTCATGTGGCTCAAGCGCGAGGTCGCCTATCATAATACCCTCAACCGGCCGGTTTGTGCCCTGTTCGAAAAATTCGGCAAGGCGTCCTATTCCCTGTATCTGGTCCATATCGGTGTGATCTGGCACATCGAGCGTTTCTTTGCCGGTCCTTCTTTTCCAGGTTATCTGTTGGAATGGCTGATTATCGTCATCGCGGTTCACATCGCGACATTCCTGTTCTATATTGCGGTGGAGAAACCTTCCCACAAGGCCGCTCAAAAATGCACCGGTTTTCTCAAGAAGGTGGCGGGCTACTAGGTTTCCCCGTGACAAGGCCTCCCCATTGCCAGGCCACGACATTTTTTCCATGAGCTCGACTTCACCCAAGATCACCTGCGCGATCCTCTGCTACAACTACGGGCGTTTTCTCGGACAGGCGATCGACAGCTGTCTCGACCAGACTTTGGACGCATCCTTGTATGAGGTTCTGGTGATCGATGACGGTTCGACGGATGAAACACCGGAAGTCTGTGCCGCATACGGAGACCGGATCCGCGTGTCACGTACCGCCAACCAGGGGTTCCCGGCAAGTTTGGGACGCGCTGTCACGGAGGCCCGGGGAGAGTACGTGATCCTGCTGGATGCGGATGATTATTTCCTCCCGGACAAGCTCGAGCTCTTCGATGCCGCTTTCAGGAACGGGGCTGAATTCGTGGTGAACGGTCATGAGGTCATTACCGAGGACAGTCCGGAGCGCGTGTATGGCGAAGGGGGACAGACCAGCACGATCGGATTCAGGAAGGCTCCCTCGCTGGACGTTCTGCCGGTGAACAACGAGTTGCCGTTCCACATCATCGGCAAGGCGTTCGGAGACAAATTCATCCCCGCCCCCCTGACGATTTATCGTGTTCACGGAGAGTCGATGACCAAGCGGGGAGGGTTCCGGCACGCGAAATATTTCGCGGACCGCTTCCGTGAATGTCATTTGAAATGCGTGGAGCTTCTGGACAAGCCCGGCTGGAGCGCGAAGCGTGCCGAACTTTTGAAAGCCGCCGCGCATTGGCGGACGGAAGAGGTCCGCGAGAGAATCAATTCCCGCATTGCCGAGCGCGACCGTTTGAAGGCGTTCGTGTGCTGCATCACGGCCGGTCGTGTGCTGGCGGATGAAGGGGTGGGGGCGCTGCGCATCTGGCGCACGGTGGCACGTGGCATTCTCTGGAGCACCGGCGTGCACTGGCGTTACCGCTGAAACGCATGGACGCGATGATCAATAAATGACGACTCAACCGGACAAGGGAATCACGGTGGTGGACTGGGGCGGCTTTCGCAAGGAGCTGGCCGGGGAGCTGCACAAACGCGGTTTGCTCGCGCGATACCTGACCACAAATCCCCGTTGGAAGGCGGCCCAGTCCGGCATTCCGGCGGAGCTGATCAGGAGCCGGAGCTTCTACCGTTATCTGGAAGCCGGTCTGGCACGCTCTCCCGCGTTGGAGAAAAAGTTCGCGTCCGCCCTCAAGCTGATGAAGGACAGGAACTTCGTCAGATTCGTGCCGGACAACATCGTTCCGGGGACGACCGTTTGTTTCCTTTCCGGTTCGGGAGAGGGGGTCTTGCGCGCCAGGGAGAACGGACGGCTGGAGCAGCCGGTCAAATGCATCCTCCAGCGCGGATCCGCGCATATCACCTGGTTGGAGGATCTCCTCGACCGCGAGTATGCGGTTTTGGGAATCAGGCGGAAAAGGCTGGCCGCCTATTATTTGGAAAAGGAGGAATATGAATATTCGTTCGCGGACCGCATCGTGGTGCCATCCGCGGTGGCGGCGAAAACCTATGTTTCAAGAGGGGTGGACCCGGAGAAGATATCGGTGATTTCCCTCGGAGCTCCGCCTCTTCCACCACGACAGGACGTCGCGGACAAGAGCCGCGCCTTGCAGGGAAAGCTGATCTACGTCGGGCAGTTGTCCGTGCGCAAGGGTTTCCACATCCTGGCCGAAGTGCTCCGCACGTCCAAGGCGGTCAAGGAGTTGATTGTCATCGGGAACGTCGTGGATCCGGAAGTGGTTGCGGCGCTCAAGGATGATCCCCGCGTCGTATGGAAGGGCGCCCTGCCCCGTGAACAGGTCATGAAGGAGCTTGCCCACGCGGATGCGCTGGTGCTGCCCAGCGTGGAGGATGGCTTCGGCAGGGTGGTTACCGAAGCATTTGTCGCCGGAATCCCGGCCATCGTCTCGGATTGCTGCGGAGCGAGCGAGGTGGTGCTGAAAACCGGTGGTGGCATCGTCTATGACGCGACCTCGCGTGAGGAACTACGGGATGCCATCGAGCGCCTGTTGACCGATGAGGCATTCAACAGGTCTTGCCGGGAAGCCATCGCGAGCGGCACCGGATCTTCGGGGGGCTGGGAGGAATACACGACCGGGTTTCTGAATGTCGTGGAACAGACCAGATCGAGATGATCGCCACGACGGCATGAGTGACCCCTTCAGCAGACTTATCTTTCAAAACCAGCAGTGAAGCAGACGCCTAATAACAAAATCATCATCTTTTATCCCTATATCGGCGAATATGGCGGAATCGAGCGGAACATCATCGCGCTGTCCGACGAAGCGATCGCGATGGGGTGTGAGCCGGTGCTGCTCTGTTTCTACGACCGGATACAGATGGAGAAATGGGGACCGGGAATCTCCGTCGTCCAACTGGGCGAGGGAGGAAGTCCGTTTGCCAAGGCCCGGAAAGTCAGGCAGTGGCTGGACGCGCACCGGCACGAGATCCTCGGACTTCCGTTTTTCTTCGGCGGAAAAGCCGGTTTCTATGGAGGTCTCGCCGCGATGGGAGCCTATGCCCTGCACTACACGGATCCGCCGAGCCTTCTCAGCAAAGGACCGGACCGCAAGGGTGTCATGAAGCTGCTGGGGGACTTCCGGTCGAAGCTCTCCGACAAGATCACTTCCCGCGGGGTCTCCAATGCCCGTGTCCGTCTTACAATGACCCGCTGGAACGCCGAGGAGCTCGAGCGCTGTTATTCCCATCCTTTCGATGTCATCTACCAAGGCGGTCTCCTGCCCGAGGGAGAAGTCGTGTTCAAGGAACGTTGCCAGGGGCCGGTCCTGCGGCTGTTCTCTATCTGCCGTCTGACGGGCTCGAAACATCTCGATTGGATTGTCGACGCCGCCGTCAGGTTGAAACAGTCACCGGAAATCGCGCGATGGTTCGACAGTTTTGAAATCGTGATCGCAGGCAAGGGACCGGCACTTGAGGATCTGAAGAAGCATGCCGGGGAGCTGGGGGTGACCGAAATCGTGAGCTTCCCGGGCTTCCTGGATGCGGATCAGTTGAAAAACACATTTCAGGCGACCGACGTCTTCCTCGTGCCGGGCCGCCAGGGCTACGGATTGCCGGTGCTTGAGGCGCTGTATCGCAATGTGCCGGTGGTGTTGAACAGGGAATCGCGCATTTCCGAAATCCTGGCCGACAACCCCTGGGCCCATGTCACGGGAAACAGCAGCGGGGAGTTTTCCTCCGGACTGATTGATCACATCGCCGGCATTCGGGAGAAATATCCCGATCCCGCGCTGTTGAAAGACCTGCCGGTGGAGCAGGGCTGGGCTTCACAAATCGGCAAACGCTGCAACTGGTGGTAAGAAATGCCTTCCGAAAATAAAAATACCCCGAAAGCGGTTTTTGTGGCGCATCTGGGTTGTGCGGGCGCCTCCGGGCGGCAGCGGCTTTGGGCCTTGCGGCAGTGCGGCGTGGAGGTCGAGTCGCTGGACAAGGACGCTTATCGGAAAAATTCGGGACGTTTGAAAAACCTGCTGATC is from Luteolibacter yonseiensis and encodes:
- a CDS encoding glycosyltransferase translates to MTHLKKEGHDVFLLYFQIQSFSKPKNLDALYEAWPDRVAHVEVSGNLKGKGPAITPRYALYRKILGLGHKLPRSLRPSFYSLSDVIGGADRWVPRRAGGKLREVVEAFKPEAVVCEYAVLSAFLDEFDSGVIKIIDTHDKFTDRNSNIGRQGILPWLSFTKSQERKALLRADHVIAIQQEEAAYFRGLTAGRSAVHLVEQLSELPVVSDASDSPGVFGLIGSPNPFNLEGLAWFYESIWPKITNAVPGAKMVLAGSICGRVPAPSGVVEIGFVKDRVDFYNQCSFVVNPVRGGTGLKIKSVEALFHARPLVTTKHGASGLLDLYPDGIMACDDPGAFAEACILLLKDQEKVRSMSRMASESARRVGDKSSASLEECLQPRKR
- a CDS encoding acyltransferase family protein produces the protein MIESSNAGVDKKPTGAQRMVGIDQLRYVLALWVFLCHGGRPPFLEGHGSAAIWDWADKLYAWSVNGQAAVIGFFIISGLCIHYPNIHRKKINVISFYCGRILRLGLPVAICLFLVRSSGYDKHHWWLYAVPVWTLFCEAIYYAIYPVVLQMTKRGWLPALILVSSVVSFAMIIVLGSQREMNFQEGGMGGLFFWKTALLALPCWLSGLLIAEQFSKAPPDWHAELTRASIWKWRMAAVLLSVPTFPLYRIGLYLDIVRDPIKGLPFASQTTLLLYGIFAFMWLKREVAYHNTLNRPVCALFEKFGKASYSLYLVHIGVIWHIERFFAGPSFPGYLLEWLIIVIAVHIATFLFYIAVEKPSHKAAQKCTGFLKKVAGY
- a CDS encoding glycosyltransferase family 2 protein; this encodes MSSTSPKITCAILCYNYGRFLGQAIDSCLDQTLDASLYEVLVIDDGSTDETPEVCAAYGDRIRVSRTANQGFPASLGRAVTEARGEYVILLDADDYFLPDKLELFDAAFRNGAEFVVNGHEVITEDSPERVYGEGGQTSTIGFRKAPSLDVLPVNNELPFHIIGKAFGDKFIPAPLTIYRVHGESMTKRGGFRHAKYFADRFRECHLKCVELLDKPGWSAKRAELLKAAAHWRTEEVRERINSRIAERDRLKAFVCCITAGRVLADEGVGALRIWRTVARGILWSTGVHWRYR
- a CDS encoding glycosyltransferase family 4 protein; the encoded protein is MTTQPDKGITVVDWGGFRKELAGELHKRGLLARYLTTNPRWKAAQSGIPAELIRSRSFYRYLEAGLARSPALEKKFASALKLMKDRNFVRFVPDNIVPGTTVCFLSGSGEGVLRARENGRLEQPVKCILQRGSAHITWLEDLLDREYAVLGIRRKRLAAYYLEKEEYEYSFADRIVVPSAVAAKTYVSRGVDPEKISVISLGAPPLPPRQDVADKSRALQGKLIYVGQLSVRKGFHILAEVLRTSKAVKELIVIGNVVDPEVVAALKDDPRVVWKGALPREQVMKELAHADALVLPSVEDGFGRVVTEAFVAGIPAIVSDCCGASEVVLKTGGGIVYDATSREELRDAIERLLTDEAFNRSCREAIASGTGSSGGWEEYTTGFLNVVEQTRSR
- a CDS encoding glycosyltransferase; this translates as MKQTPNNKIIIFYPYIGEYGGIERNIIALSDEAIAMGCEPVLLCFYDRIQMEKWGPGISVVQLGEGGSPFAKARKVRQWLDAHRHEILGLPFFFGGKAGFYGGLAAMGAYALHYTDPPSLLSKGPDRKGVMKLLGDFRSKLSDKITSRGVSNARVRLTMTRWNAEELERCYSHPFDVIYQGGLLPEGEVVFKERCQGPVLRLFSICRLTGSKHLDWIVDAAVRLKQSPEIARWFDSFEIVIAGKGPALEDLKKHAGELGVTEIVSFPGFLDADQLKNTFQATDVFLVPGRQGYGLPVLEALYRNVPVVLNRESRISEILADNPWAHVTGNSSGEFSSGLIDHIAGIREKYPDPALLKDLPVEQGWASQIGKRCNWW